In a single window of the Vicia villosa cultivar HV-30 ecotype Madison, WI unplaced genomic scaffold, Vvil1.0 ctg.000034F_1_1_2_unsc, whole genome shotgun sequence genome:
- the LOC131622626 gene encoding uncharacterized protein LOC131622626: MENNPLPPHGTSAVNMVYGCPGKICSVNSRGCSVLRRDLQEMLDQGLIEILRDRDEDDVNMIDPCFEIPESAEIEYYGKVVVEPLVICLPRVVSYSSDKAVSYRYNATMLEDGKEVEIKPLSSVVNIADVSKVTRSGIVFTQLQAVVNVQKNLTQMPVTTGNTTKVNNGSSSRKEMDEILKLIKMSYYKIMDQLHRTPYKISIMELLTCSPAHRDSLMKIIDQAFVDHDVTLDQFNGVVGILHYKVDSLSNVLIDTGSSLNVMPKSILAKLSYGGTPMRYINVIMKAFDGSKKSVVGEVDLPICIGQFVFQVTFQVMDIFPAYSCLLRRPWIHEAGEVTSTLHQKFKFVKNGKLVVVDGEQALLISHLSSFRTIEADETVIGTAF, translated from the exons ATGGAAAATAATCCCTTGCCTCCTCATGGAACATCTGCTGtgaacatggtatatggatgtcctggaaA aaTTTGTTCTGTTAATTCTCGAGGATGTTCTGTCTTAAGGAGAGATCTGCAAGAGATGTTGGATCAAGGGCTCATAGAAATTCTTAGagacagagatgaagatgatgttaaTATGATCGATCCGTGCTTTGAAATTCCAGAAAGTGCAGAGATTGAGTATTATGGAAAAGTTGTTGTGGAGCCACTTGTCATATGTTTGCCTAGAGTTGTATCCTATAGTTCTGACAAAGCTGTGTCGTACCGATATAACGCCACTATGCTCGAAGATGGAAAGGAAGTAGAGATTAAGCCCCTATCTTCTGTTgtgaatatagcagatgttagtaaagtgactagaAGTGGGATAGTCTTCACTCAACTCCAAGCAGTTGTGAATGTCCAGAAGAATCTCACTCAGATGCCTGTGACTACTGGTAATACGACAAAAGTGAATAATGGGTCGTCTTCAAGAaaagagatggatgagattttaaaACTTATCAAGATGAGTTATTACAAGATTATGGATCAATTGCATCGTACTCCCTACAAAATTTCCATAATGGAATTGTTGACGTgctctcctgctcatagggattctttgatgaaaataatCGATCAGGCTTTTGTGGACCATGACGTAAccttggatcagtttaatggggttgtgggAATATTACA TTATAAAGTGGATTCGCTGTcgaatgtgttgatcgatactggttcGTCGCTGAATGTTATGCCGAAATCTATTCTTGCTAAGCTATCTTATGGAGGCACACCAATGAGATATATCAATGTGATaatgaaggcttttgatggatcaaagAAGTCTGTGGTTGGAGAAGTTGATTTGCCCATTTGTATTGGTCAGTTCGTTTTTCAGGTCACTTTTCAGGTGATGGACATCTTTCCTGCGTATAGTTGTTTGTTgagacgcccatggatccacgaGGCTGGGGAAGTTACTTCCACTCTCCACCAAAAGTTTAAATTTGTGAAGAATGGAAAGTTGGTTGTTGTGGATGGAGAGCAAGCTCTGCTGATTAgccatctctcttcgttccgtactaTAGAAGCTGATGAAACAGTCATTGGAACTGCGTTCTAA